In Yersinia enterocolitica subsp. enterocolitica, one DNA window encodes the following:
- the creD gene encoding cell envelope integrity protein CreD: MFKSVLFWKIAALLGLILLMMIPKEMLLNVINERSGYRQSVVDKVSDSTSRAQKILGPLIVVPYSEWIETEVDGKKQGQRVSRHRYLLPEVMTVTGAPDVEVRQLGIYQAQVYQGELYFHGQFESSSLDDLEREGVTIGMPSLVLALSDSRGIQQISPLSLGNAKINFEPGAFLGRTAQGVHAPLTIEQVRQGKFDVNFKLTLAGTNSLSVVPVGRSSELTLQSNWPHPNFVGEFLPLQRKVDEKGFRAHWSSNWLANSMNINFAGDNVRFDFDQLPAFTTSLIEPVDHYQLTERAIKYAILFIGLTFFSFFLFESLTSLRVHPIQYLLVGAALVLFYLMLLAFSEHLGFTLAYIIASLSCSMLITIYLSAVLGGWLRGALFASGLLLLYGVLFGLLQSEDNALLLGAGLLFIILAAVMLLTRRLDWYQVASPQRLTGQKSAESTDSEPKTEEISSDVATAGGGAQDSFRLWK, translated from the coding sequence ATGTTCAAATCCGTACTGTTTTGGAAAATAGCCGCGTTATTGGGACTCATTCTTTTGATGATGATTCCGAAAGAAATGCTGCTGAATGTTATCAATGAACGCAGTGGCTATCGCCAAAGTGTGGTCGACAAAGTCAGTGACAGCACCAGCCGCGCGCAAAAGATCCTTGGCCCGCTGATTGTCGTGCCTTACAGCGAATGGATTGAAACTGAAGTTGATGGTAAGAAGCAGGGGCAACGGGTGAGCCGCCATCGCTACTTATTGCCGGAGGTAATGACAGTCACTGGTGCGCCGGATGTTGAAGTTCGCCAATTGGGTATTTATCAGGCTCAGGTCTATCAGGGGGAACTCTATTTCCACGGTCAATTTGAATCTTCCTCGCTAGATGATTTAGAGCGGGAAGGTGTCACCATCGGCATGCCGTCATTAGTGTTGGCACTGAGTGATTCGCGAGGGATTCAGCAGATTTCGCCGTTAAGTCTGGGTAATGCAAAAATTAATTTTGAACCGGGGGCATTCTTGGGGCGCACGGCGCAAGGGGTGCATGCACCGCTGACTATCGAGCAGGTTCGCCAGGGCAAATTTGATGTTAATTTTAAACTGACACTGGCAGGCACCAACAGCCTTTCAGTTGTGCCCGTCGGGCGCAGCAGTGAACTGACGTTACAGAGCAACTGGCCGCATCCTAATTTTGTCGGTGAGTTTTTGCCATTACAACGCAAAGTAGATGAAAAAGGCTTCCGTGCACATTGGAGCAGTAACTGGCTGGCTAACAGCATGAATATCAACTTTGCCGGTGATAATGTGCGTTTTGATTTTGACCAACTACCTGCGTTCACCACCAGCTTGATTGAGCCAGTCGACCACTATCAGCTAACCGAGCGAGCCATTAAATATGCCATTCTATTTATTGGTTTAACCTTCTTCAGCTTCTTTCTATTCGAGAGCCTGACGTCATTGCGTGTACACCCTATTCAGTATCTGCTGGTGGGCGCAGCATTGGTTTTGTTCTACCTTATGTTACTGGCGTTCTCTGAACATTTAGGGTTTACGCTGGCTTATATTATCGCCAGTTTGAGTTGCAGTATGTTGATTACCATCTATTTAAGTGCAGTGCTAGGCGGGTGGTTGCGTGGCGCATTATTTGCAAGCGGGCTATTACTACTGTACGGCGTATTGTTTGGACTATTGCAATCAGAAGACAATGCTCTGTTATTAGGTGCGGGTTTACTGTTTATTATTCTCGCGGCGGTTATGTTACTGACCCGGCGGTTAGACTGGTATCAAGTGGCTTCCCCACAACGTTTGACCGGGCAGAAAAGCGCAGAATCAACGGATAGCGAACCGAAAACCGAAGAGATATCGAGCGACGTCGCAACAGCGGGAGGCGGTGCTCAAGACTCTTTCCGGTTATGGAAATAA
- the creC gene encoding two-component system sensor histidine kinase CreC, with product MKIGVRLLLGYFLIVAIAGYFVIRIFVQEVKPGVRRATEGTLVDTATLLAQFARQDMLQNKVAGGQLAQAFASLNLRPIGANIEGIRKDRNEYRVYLTDAKGRVIFDSSGKAVGQDYSRWNDVWLTLRGNYGARSTRTDPADEQSSVMYVAAPVIVENKIIGVLSVGKPNISMAPVIKRSERKILLAGGVLLGIALLIGLGFVWWINRAIGKLVDYAERVSEGQNVALPAMGSSELNDLARALESMRLKLDGKAYIEQYVHTLTHELKSPLAAITGAAELLRESPPPATAQRFLMNIEQQSTRIQQLVDKMLIQARLESRVDVQLSPIEISSIIKQAMGAKEAQAVSRGINLRLIRADSATLTGDGLLLSQALTNLIDNALDFTPAGGEVTVSGTRQTDEYLITVEDTGSGIPDYAQEKIFDRFYSLARANSPKSTGLGLNFVREVAAIHQGNISLENRQLHGVCARLTLPLAIT from the coding sequence ATGAAAATAGGTGTGCGTTTGTTGCTGGGCTATTTTCTGATAGTCGCCATCGCCGGTTATTTTGTCATTCGTATTTTCGTGCAGGAAGTTAAGCCCGGGGTGCGGCGCGCGACGGAAGGAACATTGGTCGATACCGCCACCTTGCTGGCGCAATTCGCCCGTCAGGATATGTTGCAAAATAAAGTCGCCGGTGGTCAGTTGGCACAAGCTTTTGCTTCACTCAATCTGCGGCCAATCGGCGCAAATATTGAAGGTATCCGTAAGGATCGCAATGAATACCGGGTTTATCTGACTGACGCTAAGGGACGGGTGATCTTTGATTCATCCGGTAAAGCCGTCGGGCAAGACTATTCGCGCTGGAATGATGTCTGGCTGACACTGCGTGGTAATTATGGCGCACGTAGCACCCGCACCGATCCTGCCGACGAACAAAGTTCGGTGATGTATGTGGCCGCTCCGGTGATTGTCGAGAATAAGATTATTGGGGTGCTCAGTGTGGGTAAACCCAATATTTCTATGGCTCCGGTCATCAAACGCAGTGAGCGTAAAATCTTGCTGGCGGGTGGGGTGTTACTGGGGATTGCTCTGCTAATTGGCTTGGGGTTTGTCTGGTGGATCAATCGGGCTATTGGCAAGCTGGTCGATTATGCCGAACGGGTTTCCGAGGGGCAGAATGTTGCGCTACCCGCGATGGGCAGCAGCGAACTGAATGATTTGGCGCGAGCACTGGAAAGCATGCGGCTTAAATTAGATGGCAAAGCTTATATTGAGCAATATGTTCACACGCTGACCCATGAGTTGAAAAGCCCGCTGGCAGCGATTACTGGTGCGGCCGAGCTATTACGCGAATCTCCACCGCCAGCCACGGCTCAGCGTTTTCTGATGAATATTGAGCAGCAAAGTACGCGTATCCAGCAATTGGTGGATAAGATGCTGATACAGGCACGGCTGGAAAGTCGGGTTGACGTGCAACTGTCCCCAATAGAAATAAGCAGCATCATCAAGCAAGCGATGGGAGCCAAAGAAGCTCAGGCCGTCAGCCGAGGTATTAACTTGCGGTTAATCCGCGCCGATAGTGCGACATTAACCGGGGACGGGTTATTGCTGAGTCAGGCGTTGACCAATCTGATTGATAATGCACTAGATTTCACTCCCGCGGGGGGCGAAGTGACAGTAAGCGGCACCAGGCAAACGGATGAATATTTGATTACCGTTGAAGATACCGGAAGTGGCATCCCAGATTATGCCCAAGAGAAGATTTTTGACCGTTTTTATTCGCTAGCGCGGGCCAATAGCCCAAAAAGTACCGGATTGGGGCTGAATTTTGTGCGCGAAGTTGCCGCTATTCATCAAGGGAATATTTCCCTTGAAAACCGCCAACTGCACGGGGTATGCGCTCGTTTGACCTTACCGCTAGCTATCACTTAA
- the creB gene encoding two-component system response regulator CreB: MKPLIWLVEDEPSIADTLIYTLESEGFTLRWFDRGEPALAALANGPPALAIVDVGLPDINGFDLCRRILAQVPELPVVFLTARSEELDRIVGLEIGADDYIAKPFSPREVSARVRTVLRRLQKSQSLATSATLHQVGNFTLDEAGARVTYHQQVLWLTRYEYLLLKTLLLAPDRVFSRQQLMDIVWAQAEESQDRTVDTHIKTLRSKLRMTYDEESPIRTHRGLGYSLTYRT; encoded by the coding sequence ATGAAGCCCTTAATCTGGCTGGTGGAAGATGAACCGAGTATCGCTGACACCTTAATTTATACCTTGGAAAGTGAAGGTTTTACCCTCCGGTGGTTTGACCGGGGGGAACCCGCTCTGGCTGCTTTGGCCAATGGCCCGCCAGCACTGGCAATAGTTGACGTGGGCTTACCTGATATTAACGGTTTTGACCTGTGCCGCCGTATATTGGCCCAAGTACCGGAACTTCCTGTGGTTTTTTTAACTGCACGTAGCGAAGAGCTGGATCGGATTGTCGGCTTGGAAATCGGCGCTGACGACTATATCGCTAAACCATTCTCACCGCGTGAGGTGAGCGCCAGAGTTCGCACCGTGTTACGGCGGCTGCAAAAATCTCAATCCTTGGCTACTTCTGCCACCTTGCATCAGGTCGGCAATTTCACTCTGGACGAAGCGGGGGCGAGAGTCACTTATCATCAACAGGTTTTATGGCTCACCCGCTATGAATATCTGCTACTGAAAACCTTATTACTGGCACCTGATCGTGTATTTTCACGCCAGCAATTGATGGATATTGTCTGGGCGCAAGCAGAAGAGAGCCAGGATCGTACCGTCGATACCCACATCAAAACTCTGCGCTCAAAGCTGCGTATGACTTACGATGAAGAGTCGCCAATTCGCACCCATCGTGGGCTGGGTTACAGCCTGACGTATCGAACATGA
- a CDS encoding protein YgfX → MAQWRCDLRISWHTQLFSLLAHGVLVTLTLVAPWPQGYTALWLVLLTLVVFECIRSQKNITSCQGEIRLKPGNIVLWKRHEWVVIKQPWITRYGVLLSLQQTSSRSTRKRLWLAADSMSEEEWRQLCLLLRHSFGSDEGIN, encoded by the coding sequence GTGGCCCAGTGGCGATGTGACCTGCGGATATCCTGGCACACTCAACTCTTCTCTCTATTAGCTCATGGCGTCCTGGTCACATTGACGCTGGTTGCGCCTTGGCCTCAGGGCTATACCGCGCTGTGGTTGGTATTACTGACGTTAGTGGTGTTTGAGTGTATCCGCAGCCAGAAAAATATTACGTCTTGCCAAGGTGAGATCAGGCTGAAACCCGGCAATATAGTGCTATGGAAACGGCATGAGTGGGTCGTCATTAAGCAGCCGTGGATCACCCGTTATGGCGTATTATTGAGTTTACAACAGACAAGCAGTCGCTCAACCCGTAAGCGTTTATGGCTAGCGGCTGATAGCATGTCTGAAGAGGAATGGCGGCAATTGTGTCTCCTGCTGCGCCATTCATTTGGCTCCGATGAAGGTATTAATTAA
- the sdhE gene encoding FAD assembly factor SdhE has product MEIDNKARIHWACRRGMRELDISIMPFFEHEYDGLSDNEKQVFIRLLECDDPDLFNWLMNHGEPQDSELRQMVKLIQTRNKARGPVAM; this is encoded by the coding sequence ATGGAAATCGATAATAAAGCCCGTATTCACTGGGCGTGCCGTCGGGGTATGCGTGAACTGGATATCTCTATCATGCCGTTTTTTGAACATGAATATGATGGCTTGAGCGATAACGAGAAACAGGTTTTTATCCGCTTGCTTGAGTGTGATGATCCAGATTTATTTAACTGGTTGATGAATCACGGGGAACCGCAGGATAGTGAGCTGCGTCAAATGGTCAAACTGATTCAAACACGAAATAAAGCCCGTGGCCCAGTGGCGATGTGA
- the ygfZ gene encoding tRNA-modifying protein YgfZ encodes MANNTPFAAQPLVASSELPLTLISLDDWALVTLTGADRVKYLQGQVTADIDALPTDQHVLCAHCDAKGKMWSNLRLFYRGEGLAFIERRSVLDNQLSELKKYAVFSKVVIAAQPDVVLLGVAGTQAKAALAEVFAELPNADHPVVQQGDSTLLYFSLPAERFLLVTDTGQAQQLVEKLADRAQFNNSKQWLALDIEAGFPIIDTDSSAQFIPQATNIQALNGISFSKGCYTGQEMVARAKYRGANKRALYWLAGHANRVPAAGEDLEWQLGENWRRTGSVLAAVALSDGTVWVQAVLNNDLAADSVLRVRDDAESVLTIQPLPYSLTEDK; translated from the coding sequence ATGGCTAATAACACTCCATTTGCTGCACAACCACTGGTCGCCTCTTCTGAGCTGCCACTAACATTAATCTCTCTTGATGACTGGGCGCTGGTAACCTTAACGGGCGCAGACCGCGTAAAATATCTGCAAGGGCAAGTCACGGCAGATATTGATGCACTGCCCACAGATCAGCATGTGCTGTGTGCCCACTGTGATGCCAAAGGGAAAATGTGGAGCAACCTGCGATTATTTTATCGTGGCGAAGGGTTAGCCTTTATCGAACGCCGTAGTGTGCTTGATAACCAGTTGAGCGAGCTGAAGAAATATGCGGTGTTCTCCAAAGTGGTGATTGCCGCACAACCTGATGTCGTTTTACTCGGTGTGGCGGGCACACAGGCAAAAGCTGCGCTAGCGGAGGTTTTCGCCGAGTTACCTAATGCCGATCACCCGGTAGTACAGCAAGGTGATAGCACACTGTTGTATTTCTCTCTGCCCGCCGAGCGCTTCCTGCTGGTGACAGATACCGGGCAAGCGCAACAGTTAGTGGAAAAACTGGCTGATCGCGCGCAGTTTAATAACAGCAAACAGTGGCTGGCGCTGGATATCGAAGCAGGTTTTCCTATCATTGATACCGATAGCAGCGCGCAATTTATTCCACAAGCAACAAACATTCAGGCGTTGAATGGCATCAGTTTCAGCAAGGGGTGTTATACCGGGCAAGAAATGGTCGCCAGAGCAAAATACCGTGGTGCTAATAAGCGCGCACTCTACTGGTTGGCAGGTCACGCCAACCGAGTGCCAGCAGCCGGCGAAGATTTAGAGTGGCAATTAGGTGAAAACTGGCGTCGTACCGGTAGCGTATTGGCAGCCGTTGCGCTCAGTGATGGCACGGTGTGGGTTCAAGCGGTGCTGAATAATGACTTGGCGGCAGACAGTGTGCTGCGCGTGCGTGATGATGCAGAAAGCGTGCTCACTATTCAGCCGTTACCCTATTCACTGACTGAAGATAAATAA
- the trhA gene encoding PAQR family membrane homeostasis protein TrhA has product MKNKSAVPTTSVTPTVAATPSYPWAEEIANSISHGIGVVFGIIGLVLLLVQALDNGADTKALTSYSLYGGSIILLFLASTLYHAIPHRKAKLWLQKFDHCAIYILIAGTYTPFLLVGLDSPLARGLMAVIWGLALVGVIFKLAFAHRFEVLSLVTYLTMGWLSLIVIYQLAVKLEIGGLALLAIGGLLYTLGVIFYASKRIRFGHAIWHGFVLGGSVCHFMAIYLYV; this is encoded by the coding sequence TTGAAGAATAAATCAGCTGTACCTACGACCTCGGTCACTCCCACCGTAGCGGCAACACCGTCTTATCCGTGGGCAGAAGAAATAGCCAATAGCATCAGTCATGGTATTGGCGTGGTGTTTGGCATTATCGGTTTGGTTTTGCTATTGGTGCAGGCGTTAGATAATGGGGCCGATACCAAAGCATTAACCAGTTATAGTTTGTATGGCGGCAGTATTATTCTGCTGTTTTTAGCCTCGACGTTGTATCACGCCATCCCACATCGCAAGGCGAAACTCTGGCTACAGAAGTTTGACCATTGTGCCATTTACATCTTAATCGCTGGGACATATACACCATTTCTATTGGTGGGGTTGGACTCCCCGTTAGCCCGTGGCTTGATGGCGGTAATATGGGGATTGGCACTGGTGGGCGTCATTTTCAAATTGGCCTTTGCACATCGCTTTGAGGTGTTGTCGCTGGTGACTTACCTGACGATGGGCTGGCTTTCATTGATTGTGATTTATCAACTGGCGGTAAAGCTTGAGATTGGTGGGTTAGCATTATTGGCGATTGGCGGCTTGTTATACACGTTGGGGGTGATTTTCTATGCCTCTAAGCGCATTCGCTTCGGCCACGCCATTTGGCACGGTTTTGTGTTGGGCGGCAGTGTTTGCCACTTTATGGCAATTTATCTGTACGTCTAA
- a CDS encoding HD domain-containing protein: MSLAVLDFGPLTETIQFLMEIDKLKDIQRRTKVIASLRQENSAEHSWHFAVAAMSLAPYAGPDIDINRVIKMTLLHDIVEIDAGDVIVYDLAARAAIHEQEVAAARRLFGLLPPALGAQFTALWNEYEAEETAEARFATVLDRILPMLINLHTEGQSWIENGIQLQQVLERNQLVAECYPEIWQHLLPQLQAAQQKGWLK, encoded by the coding sequence ATGTCATTAGCAGTCTTGGATTTTGGTCCACTGACAGAGACTATTCAGTTTCTGATGGAAATCGATAAGCTAAAAGATATTCAGCGGCGCACCAAAGTGATTGCCAGCTTGCGTCAGGAAAATTCAGCCGAGCACAGTTGGCATTTTGCCGTAGCGGCAATGAGTCTGGCTCCCTATGCTGGCCCAGACATCGATATCAATCGCGTGATAAAAATGACGCTGCTGCATGATATTGTCGAAATCGATGCCGGTGATGTCATTGTTTATGATTTGGCGGCCAGAGCCGCTATTCATGAGCAAGAGGTCGCTGCCGCCAGGCGCTTATTTGGCCTACTGCCACCTGCATTAGGCGCACAATTTACTGCGCTGTGGAATGAGTATGAAGCGGAAGAAACTGCCGAGGCGCGCTTTGCGACAGTGCTGGATCGCATTCTGCCCATGCTTATTAACCTGCATACCGAGGGACAAAGTTGGATAGAAAATGGTATTCAGCTACAGCAGGTACTGGAGCGTAACCAATTGGTTGCCGAATGCTATCCTGAGATTTGGCAGCATTTGCTGCCGCAGTTGCAGGCAGCACAGCAAAAAGGTTGGCTGAAGTAA
- a CDS encoding lipocalin-like domain-containing protein: MVSTQFIGSWSLVSQHFVLPDNSIHYPMGQAMSGRINYEKQGTMAAQLYSSGRTKFASEDWLQGNDTEIKNAFLSALTYFGRYEIDEQLATVTHIVEGSLFPNWVGSQQVRYYQFEEDRLTLRTPPLQMNNSVLVGVLIWQKIHG, from the coding sequence ATGGTAAGTACTCAATTTATCGGTAGTTGGTCACTGGTATCGCAGCACTTTGTTTTACCCGATAACAGCATTCATTATCCGATGGGGCAGGCGATGTCTGGTCGGATTAATTATGAAAAACAAGGCACGATGGCTGCCCAACTGTACAGTAGCGGCAGAACAAAGTTTGCCTCTGAAGATTGGTTGCAAGGTAATGATACTGAAATAAAAAATGCCTTTCTCAGTGCATTGACCTATTTTGGCCGATATGAAATTGATGAACAGCTTGCGACCGTCACACATATTGTCGAAGGCAGTTTATTTCCCAATTGGGTAGGAAGTCAGCAGGTTCGCTATTATCAATTTGAGGAAGACCGTTTGACACTGCGCACCCCGCCACTGCAAATGAATAATTCTGTGCTGGTTGGGGTGTTAATTTGGCAAAAAATTCACGGCTGA
- the gcvP gene encoding aminomethyl-transferring glycine dehydrogenase encodes MTQNLSQLEHNDAFIQRHIGSSAEQQQQMLAAVGANSLSTLIQQIVPADIQLPSPPPVGEAATEHQALAELKGIASQNQRYKSYIGMGYSPVLTPPVILRNMLENPGWYTAYTPYQPEVSQGRLEALLNFQQLTQDLTGLDLASASLLDEATAAAESMALAKRASKLKDANRFFVADDVHPQTLDVVLTRAETFGFEVIVDRAEKVLELDGVFGVLLQQVGTTGELHDYSALLAELKKRKIITSVAADIMALVLLTAPGKQGADVVFGSAQRFGVPMGYGGPHAAFFACRDEFKRSMPGRIIGVSRDAAGNTALRMAMQTREQHIRREKANSNICTSQVLLANIASLYAVYHGPQGLQRIAGRIHRMTDILAAGLQQAGLALRFTHWFDTLTVEVKDKAAVLARALSFGINLRTDIHGAVGITLDETTSREDLQILFTLLVGDNHGLDIDLLDAKVSQNSQSIQTGMLRQEPILTHPVFNRYHSETEMMRYMHRLERKDLALNQAMIPLGSCTMKLNAAAEMIPITWPEFAELHPFCPPEQAAGYQQMIGQLSQWLVQLTGYDAVCMQPNSGAQGEYAGLLAIRRYHESRNQASRHICLIPSSAHGTNPASAQMAGMSVVVVACDKQGNIDLHDLRQKAGEAGDELSCIMVTYPSTHGVYEETIREVCQIVHQFGGQVYLDGANMNAQVGITTPGYIGADVSHLNLHKTFCIPHGGGGPGMGPIGVKAHLAPFVPGHSVVQIDGMTTQQGAVSAAPFGSASILPISWMYIRMMGADGLKQASQVAILNANYIATRLKEAYPVLYTGHDGRVAHECILDIRPLKEATGISEMDIAKRLIDFGFHAPTMSFPVAGTLMVEPTESEGKVELDRFIDAMLAIRAEIEKVARGEWPLEDNPLVNAPHTQAELVDEWQHPYSRELAVFPVAGVMENKYWPSVKRLDDVYGDRNLFCSCVPISDYE; translated from the coding sequence ATGACTCAGAATCTCAGCCAGCTTGAACATAACGATGCTTTTATTCAGCGCCATATCGGCTCCTCTGCTGAACAACAGCAACAGATGTTGGCCGCTGTTGGTGCCAACTCGTTAAGTACATTGATCCAGCAGATTGTTCCGGCAGATATCCAATTGCCAAGCCCGCCCCCGGTGGGGGAAGCCGCCACAGAACATCAGGCGTTGGCGGAACTTAAAGGGATCGCCAGCCAGAATCAGCGCTATAAATCCTATATCGGCATGGGCTACAGCCCGGTTCTGACGCCGCCGGTTATTCTACGTAATATGCTGGAAAACCCCGGTTGGTACACGGCTTACACTCCGTATCAGCCAGAAGTTTCACAGGGTCGCCTTGAGGCATTACTGAATTTCCAGCAACTTACCCAAGACTTGACTGGCCTGGATCTGGCTTCTGCTTCTTTATTGGATGAAGCCACCGCAGCCGCAGAATCCATGGCGTTGGCGAAACGAGCCAGTAAACTCAAAGACGCCAATCGTTTCTTCGTCGCCGATGATGTCCATCCACAAACACTGGATGTCGTCCTGACCCGCGCAGAAACCTTTGGTTTCGAAGTGATTGTTGACCGCGCAGAAAAAGTGCTGGAGTTAGACGGCGTGTTCGGTGTGTTGCTGCAACAAGTGGGCACCACGGGTGAACTACATGATTACAGCGCGCTGTTGGCTGAGCTGAAAAAACGCAAAATCATTACCAGTGTTGCCGCCGATATTATGGCGTTAGTGCTGTTGACCGCACCGGGTAAGCAAGGTGCTGATGTGGTGTTTGGCTCGGCTCAGCGCTTTGGTGTCCCTATGGGCTACGGTGGCCCACACGCGGCATTCTTTGCCTGCCGCGACGAGTTTAAACGCTCCATGCCGGGGCGGATTATCGGTGTTTCCCGTGATGCCGCTGGTAACACCGCGTTGCGAATGGCGATGCAAACTCGCGAGCAACATATCCGTCGCGAGAAAGCCAACTCCAATATCTGTACTTCTCAGGTTTTACTGGCCAATATCGCCAGCTTGTATGCGGTTTATCATGGCCCACAAGGCTTGCAGCGCATCGCGGGTCGCATTCACCGCATGACTGATATTCTGGCGGCGGGCTTGCAACAAGCTGGTCTGGCACTGCGTTTCACCCATTGGTTCGATACATTGACTGTCGAAGTGAAAGATAAAGCTGCTGTATTGGCTCGCGCATTGAGTTTTGGTATTAATCTGCGAACTGATATTCATGGTGCAGTAGGTATCACGCTGGATGAAACTACCTCGCGTGAAGATCTTCAAATTCTCTTCACCTTGTTAGTTGGTGATAACCACGGTCTCGATATTGACCTGCTTGATGCCAAAGTCAGCCAGAATAGTCAGTCGATTCAAACGGGCATGCTGCGCCAGGAGCCAATTCTGACTCACCCGGTATTTAATCGTTACCACAGCGAAACCGAAATGATGCGTTATATGCATCGTTTAGAACGCAAAGATTTAGCACTGAATCAGGCGATGATCCCGCTGGGCTCTTGCACCATGAAGCTGAATGCTGCCGCCGAGATGATCCCGATAACCTGGCCGGAATTCGCTGAATTGCACCCATTCTGCCCGCCGGAACAAGCTGCGGGTTATCAGCAAATGATTGGTCAACTGTCACAATGGTTGGTGCAACTGACCGGTTATGATGCGGTTTGTATGCAGCCAAACTCTGGCGCGCAAGGCGAATATGCAGGGTTACTGGCGATTCGCCGTTATCATGAAAGCCGCAATCAGGCGAGCCGTCATATCTGTTTGATCCCAAGCTCGGCTCACGGCACCAACCCGGCATCGGCACAAATGGCCGGTATGTCCGTAGTGGTGGTGGCCTGTGATAAGCAAGGGAATATCGATTTGCACGACCTGCGCCAGAAGGCGGGTGAAGCAGGTGATGAACTCTCTTGTATTATGGTGACTTACCCGTCGACTCACGGCGTGTACGAAGAAACCATCCGCGAAGTTTGCCAGATTGTGCATCAGTTTGGTGGTCAGGTTTACCTCGATGGCGCAAACATGAATGCGCAGGTGGGAATAACCACTCCGGGCTATATTGGCGCGGATGTTTCTCACCTGAACTTACATAAAACCTTCTGTATTCCACACGGCGGTGGTGGCCCAGGTATGGGGCCGATTGGTGTTAAAGCACATTTAGCGCCGTTTGTTCCGGGCCACAGTGTGGTGCAAATTGATGGTATGACGACCCAACAGGGCGCGGTTTCGGCGGCCCCATTTGGTAGTGCGTCAATCTTGCCTATCAGCTGGATGTACATCCGTATGATGGGGGCTGATGGGCTGAAACAAGCCAGTCAGGTCGCGATTCTGAATGCCAACTACATTGCAACTCGCCTGAAAGAGGCCTATCCGGTGCTGTATACCGGCCATGATGGCCGGGTGGCGCATGAATGTATTCTGGATATTCGCCCGCTGAAAGAAGCGACCGGAATCAGTGAGATGGATATCGCCAAGCGCTTAATCGACTTCGGCTTCCATGCGCCAACCATGTCCTTCCCGGTGGCGGGCACGCTGATGGTGGAACCGACTGAATCAGAAGGTAAAGTTGAGTTAGACCGCTTTATCGACGCCATGCTGGCTATCCGCGCGGAAATCGAGAAAGTGGCTCGTGGTGAATGGCCACTGGAAGACAACCCGTTGGTGAATGCGCCGCATACTCAAGCTGAGCTGGTCGATGAGTGGCAGCATCCGTACAGTCGTGAGCTAGCGGTATTCCCGGTGGCAGGTGTGATGGAGAATAAATACTGGCCGAGCGTGAAACGTCTGGATGATGTGTACGGTGACCGTAATTTGTTCTGCTCATGCGTACCTATCAGTGACTACGAATAA
- the gcvH gene encoding glycine cleavage system protein GcvH: protein MSNVPADLKYASSHEWVRADGDGVYSVGITEHAQELLGDMVFVDLPEVGSEVSAGSDCAVAESVKAASDIYAPISGEIIAVNAELESSPELVNSAPYTDGWLFSIKASDESELDSLLDAEAYLATIEE, encoded by the coding sequence ATGAGCAATGTACCAGCAGATTTGAAATATGCGTCATCTCATGAGTGGGTTCGTGCCGATGGTGATGGCGTGTACAGCGTCGGGATCACCGAGCATGCACAAGAGCTACTGGGTGACATGGTGTTTGTTGATTTGCCTGAAGTGGGCAGTGAAGTTTCCGCTGGCAGCGATTGCGCTGTTGCCGAATCCGTTAAAGCTGCTTCTGACATTTATGCGCCAATCAGTGGTGAAATCATCGCTGTGAATGCTGAACTGGAAAGCTCCCCAGAGCTGGTGAACAGCGCGCCTTATACCGATGGCTGGCTATTTAGCATCAAAGCTTCTGATGAAAGTGAGTTGGATAGTTTGTTAGATGCTGAGGCGTATCTGGCGACCATTGAAGAATAA